The genomic segment AGCGTGGTGGCCGACTGCGCGTCGGTGGCGGGAGCGGTTTCAGCGGCGGCCAGCGACGGCAGCGAAGCACAGACCAGCAGGGCCAGCAGGTTGCGGCGAAGCGGAGCGTGGGACGGCATGGGGGCGGATTCCTTGGGCACGCTGGACGCCGAAGGGCGGCGTCGAAAGGGCAGCAGCGGCGGAATCGTAGAAGCGGCGCGTTACATGTCATTTACACGCCACGTACGGAAGTTTGGCGTTGCGGATGGTCTGCAGGCCGTGGGGCGGTTGCCGGCCAGCGGCCGGCACTGCGGTTATTCGAACGAACCGACCGAGTCGTGGGCCAGGTTGTCGAAACGCGTGTACTCGCCGAAGAACTTCAGCTTGCACGAGCCGGTCGGGCCACCACGGTGCTTGCCGATGATGATCTCGGCCAGGCCCTTGTCCGGCGAGTTTTCCTTGTTGTAGTAGTCGTCGCGGTAGATGAACACGATCATGTCCGCGTCCTGCTCGATTGCGCCCGATTCGCGAAGGTCGGCCATCACCGGGCGCTTGTCTGTACGCGTTTCCAGCGAGCGGTTGAGCTGGGACAGCGCAATCACCGGCACGTGCAGTTCCTTGGCCAGGCCCTTCAGCGAACGCGAGATTTCCGAAATTTCGGTCGCGCGGTTTTCGCTGTTGCCGGGCACGCTCATCAGCTGCAGGTAGTCGATCACCACCAGGCCCAGGTCGTGCTCGCGCTTGAGCCGGCGGCACTTGGAACGCAGCACTTCCGGCGACACGCCCGGCGTATCGTCGATGAAGATCTTGGTTTCCTTCAGCATCTTGATCGCACTGGTGACGCGGCTCCAGTCCTCGTCTTCCAGCTGGCCGGTACGCAGGCGCTGTGCGTTGATGCGGCCGTTGGAGGAAATCAGGCGCATCGCCAGCTGCGAGGCCGACATTTCCATCGAGAACACCGCCACGCCCTTCTTCGACTTGATCGCCGCGTACTCGGCGATGTTCAGCGCGAAGGTGGTCTTGCCCATGGCCGGGCGCGCGGCGAGGATGATCAGGTCGGTCGGCTGCAGGCCGGCGGTCATCGCATCGAAGTCGTTGTAGCCGGTCGGCAGGCCGGTGATGTTGCCGCCGTTCTCGAAGCGGTTGCGCAGTTCCTCGAACGCGTCCTTCAGGGCGCCGGGCATCGCCACGAAATCGGTACGGCCACGTGCGCCCTGCTCGGCGATGGCGAACACGCTCTTTTCCGCCGACGCCAGCAGCTCGCTGCTGTCACGGCCCTCGGGCTGGAAACCGTCGTTGACGATGTCGGTACCGACCTGGATCAGCTGCCGCAGCACCGCCTTGTCACGCACGATCTCGGCGTAGGCCACGATGTTGGCCGCCGACGGCGTAGTGCTGGCCAGCTCGATCAGGTAGGCGCCGTCGCCGACCAGCTCCAGCTTGCCCTGCGATTCGAACCACTCGCCCAGGGTGACCGCGTCGAACGGCCGTTCGCGCTCGGACAGCTCACGGATCGCGCGGTAGATCATCTGGTGATCGCGGCGGTAGAAATCGCCTTCGGTCAGCTGGTCGTTGACCCGGTCATACGCCTCCGGCGCCAGCATCAGGCCACCCAGCACCGCCTGCTCGGCCTCCACCGAATGCGGCGGTACCCGCAGCTGATCGATGCGCGATTCATCGCGATCACGATCAAAACCATCGCCGCGCTCTCTGCGGTTGGAACGGAAGCCGGAACGGGCGGACATGCTGCGGTGTTTCCTGCAAAAGTGGACCAGACGAGTGTAGGCATGCGCCGACCCCGGCGGCCATGGACAAGCCTGTGGATAAGCCGTGGAGAAACGGGGGATATCCGCCGGTGCCTGGCCAGACTGGCGTGGGGGCGTCGCGCTGCCTGCGACGGGTGCCATTGCGGCACCCGAGCAGGCCATTATCGCAGATGGGGGCGACCGCCGCTGGCGTCAATCGCCCTTGACGTGCACCGCGATCAGCGACAGGAACCGGTCCACGTAGCCCTGCAGGAATTTCTGCGTGCCCTCGTTGTGGACCGTGCCGTCGGCATCGATCAGGCCGTCCTTGAAGTGGATGAACGCCTCGGGCTGGCCGAGCACGTGCATGTCGAGGAAGGCCAGGCTGTTGCGCAGGTGCTGCTGGGCCACGGCGGTGCCGATCTGGCCGATGGAGGCGCCGATCACCGCCGCCGGCTTGCCGGCAAACGCACTGTCACCATACGGTCGCGAGCCGATGTCGATGGCGTTCTTCAGCACGCCCGGCACCGACCGGTTGTATTCCGGGGTCACGAACAGCACCGCGTCGGCGGCGCGGACCTGGTCCTTCAGCCGCGTGCCCTGCGGCGGATAGTGTCCATCGAAGTCCTGGTCATACAGCGGCAGGTCGCCGATCTGCACGTACTGGAAGCGTGCTCGCTGGCCGGCGATCTTCTCCAGCGCATGGGCCAGCTTGCGGTTGCAGGAGTCCTTGCGCAGGCTGCCGACGAACACGGCGATGGTGGGGATGGACATCGGGACATACTCCTCACGGTGCGGGACGCCCAGCCTAGTCGCCGGCCCCGTGCGCCCCGGTGAAGATCAGCGGCCGGTCACGCCCGCCCGCACCTGCCGCCAATGCGCCTGCCAGGCCTGGAACATCAGCACGTTCCACAGGTGGGTATGCCACTTGCGCTGCCCGCCGAGGAACTGCTGCCACAGCGGCTGCACCGCCGCCGCCGACAGCACGCCTTCGCGTTCCAATCGAGCCGGCTGCAGCAGATCCTCGGCCCACGGCCGCAGGTCGCCCTTCAGCCAATCGCTGACCGGCGCACCGAAACCGCGCTTGGGCCGGTGCACCATCGACTGCGGCACGTAGCGGCCAAGAACACGCTTGAGCAGCACCTTGCTGGTGGTTTCACTGCGCTTGAAGCCCAGCGGCAGCGACCACGCGAACTCGGCCACGCGCCAGTCCAGCAACGGCGCGCGCGCTTCCAGGCTGACCGCCATCGAGGTGCGGTCGACCTTGCACAGCAGGTCATCCGGCAGGTAGGTCACGTAATCGGCCAGCATCATCGCGTCGGCCGGCGTGCCGGCGCCGTGCAGCGGGTCGGCCAGGTCGTAGAAGCTGCCCGCCGCCTGCGCCCCCGGTACCGCTGCGGCCGGGTCGCGCCAGCGCGAGATGCGGTTGCGGTACACATCGCCGATACCGCGCGCACCGGACTCGGCCAGCAGTGCGGCCAGGCCGCCCGTGCGCGAGGCCTCGCCCTGCTGCTGCGAACGCGCGCCCATCCAGCGCCGCAGCGGCCCCGGCACGCGGCCCAGCATCTGCCAGTTGCGCAGCGCGCGCACATAACGGGTGTAGCCGAAGAACAGTTCATCGCCGCCGTCACCGGACAGCGCCACCGTTACGCCCTGCCGGGCCAGGCGCGCGACCAGCGCGGTCGGCACCTGCGAGGCATCGGCGAAGGGCTCGTCGAACATCGTCGGCAACTGCGGCACTACCGCCAGCGCGTCGGCACCGCTGACATACAACTCGGTGTGGTCGCAGCCCAGGTGCGTCGCCAGCTCCCTGGCCAGCGGCGCCTCGTCGTGGCCCGAACCGGTGAAACCGATGCTGAAGCTGTGCACCGGCTGCCCGCTCTGGGCCTGCATCAGCGCCGCCACCAGCGACGAATCGGTGCCGCCGGACAGGAACACGCCTACCGGAACGTCGGCCACCATGCGCAGCGCCACCGCATCGCGAAGCAGGCCATCCAGCTGTTCCTCGGCCTCTTCGATACGACCCTGGAACGGCGCCGCCAACGCCGCCTGCATGCGCGCGCGCGCATCCCAGAAAGGACGTTGCGCCTGTTCCGGGCGGTGCGCGGCCGCACCGGCCGCCACGGTCGCTGCATCCAGCCGCAGCAGTCGGCCCGGCATCAGCTTGTAGCAGCGCTGGTGGATGCTGTGCGGCGCCGGGATGTAGTCCAGCCGCAGCAGCAGGGTCAGCGCATCGCGGTCGATGTCGTTGTCGAACGCCGGATGCTGCCACAGCGCCTTCAGTTCGGAACCGAACACCAGCGTGTCGCCGGCCCAGCCGTAGTACAGCGGCTTCTTGCCGACACGGTCGCGGGCCAGCCACAGGCACTGTTCCTGCCGGTCCCACAGGGCGATCGCGAACATGCCGTTGCAACGCTGCAGGGTGTCTTCAAAGCCCCACTGCAGGATCGCTGCCAGCAGGACTTCGGTGTCGGAGTGGCCGCGGAAGGCGTGGCCCAGCGGTTCCAGCTCGGCGCGCAGCGCGGCGAAGTTGTAGACCTCGCCGTTGTAGGCCATCACATAGCGACCGTCGGCCGAGGCCATCGGCTGGTGGCCCAGCGGGGACAGGTCGAGAATGCTCAGGCGGCGGTGCGCCAGCGCGATGCCGGCCCCGGCATCGACCCAGCGGCCACCATCATCCGGCCCGCGGTGGTGCAGTGCCTCGCCCATGGCCAGCACCTGCGCCTGCAGCACCTCGGCCGACGCCACCGGCGCCGGCAACAACATTCCCGCCAATCCACACATGCATCAGGGTTCCTGCGCCAGTTCAAGGGCGGCGCCAATCACTGCATTGTCGCTTGGAAGCCCGAACATTGCTGCCCCCGCCAGCGGGGTATAGGTATCGGCACCGCAGACCCGGCGCAGCGGCAGGTGGCCGAAGCCGGCCTCGACCAGCGCGGTGACCACGCCCTCGCCCACCCCGCCGCTGTGCCGCCCCTCGTCCAGCACCAGCACCCGCCGGGCACTGGCGGCCTGTGTGGCGATGAAGGCGGCATCCAGTGGCACCAGCCAGCGCAGGTCGACCACCCGCACCTGCCAGCCCAGCTGCTGCTCGATCGCGCGCGCCGCACGCAGCGCCATCGGCACGCCGTTGCCATAGGTGAAGACCACCAGGTCCCCGGCGTCGGCGGCGTAGACCCGGCCCTCGCCCGGCACCAGCGCCTGGCCCTGCGCCGGGTAGTCGAACAACCACTGGCCATCGCCCGCTTCGTGCAGGTCCTTGCTCATGTACAGCGCGATCGGCTCAAGGAACACGGCCACCCGCCCATCCACCCGCGCCAGCGCGGCCAGCGTGCGCAGCATCATCACCGCATCGTCGCCGCGCGACGGGCAACCGACCACCAGGCCGGGGATGTCGCGCAGCGCGGTGATCGAGTTGTCGTTGTGGAAATGGCCACCGAAGCCCTTCTGGTAGCCCAGCCCGGCCACCCGCACCAGCATCGGGTTGCGGAACTGGTCGTTGGAGAAGAACTGCAGCGAGCAGGCTTCGCCGCGCACCTGGTCGATGGCGTTGTGCAGATAGGCCAGGTACTGGATTTCCGGGATCGGCAGCATGCCCATGTTGGCCAGGCCCTGGGCCATGCCCAGGATCATGGTCTCGTCCAGCAGGGTGTTGAACACCCGGCGCGGGCCGAACCGGCGCAGCAGGTCCTTGCTGACCGTATACACCCCGCCTTTCTGCGCTACGTCCTCACCGAACAGCAGGCTCTGCGGGTACTTGGCCAGCAGTTCCTGCAGGCCGTGGTTGATCTGGATCGCCAGATGCCGCGGTGCCTGCCGCTCCGGCAGCGCCTCGGCACCGCCGTACAGGGCCTCGCGCGCTTCGTCGGCAACCTCACGCCGGGCCTCGGCCAGCACCGCCGCCGGCGTGTACGGCGCCAGTGGCGCCATCACGTCCTGCAGCGACTGCAGCTTCGGGCGGCCTTCGGCCTCGGCGGCGGCGGCCATGCAGCGCGCACGCATGGTCTCGTAGGCCACCTCGATGGCGGCGGCATCCATCCAGCCCGACTCCATCGCGATCTGCGCCGAGCGCAGCAACGGGTCCTGTGCCTCGGCCGCGCACAGCTCCGGCAACGCGCGCCATTCCACTTCAAAATCGGTGCCGGCATGGCCCATCAGGCGCGTGGTGCGCAGGTGCAGGAAGGTCGGCCGCCGGGTACGCCGGCAGTGCTCCACTGCGGCCTGCACCTGGGCGTGGCCGACCGCCAGATCCAGGCCATCGGCGAAGAAATAATCCAGCCCGGGCTGGCGGCTGAAGCGCTCGGCAATCCAGCCGTCCGGCGTCTTCACCGAGATGCCCAGCCCGTTGTCCTCGCAGACGAACAGGACCGGTGCCGGCAGCTTCTGGTAGGCCGACCACATCGCCGTGTTGAACGCGGTCTGCGCCGTGGCATGGTTGGCCGAGGCATCACCGAACGAGCACAGCACGATGCTGTCGGCCGGGATCGGCAGCGGCTGCCCCAGCCGCTTGCCACTCTCGATGGCCAGCGCGGTCCCCAGCGCCTTGGGCAGGTGCGAGGCGATCGTCGAGGTCTGCGGCAGCACCCACAACGGCTTGCTGCCCCACACCTTGTGGCGCCCGCCGCTGGCCGGATCATCGGCGCTGGCGGCGAAGGACAGCGCGGCATCACGCAACGGATCGATGCCCGGCACCTGCCGCGAACGCTCGGCCATGAAGGCGCCGGAACGATAGTGCAGGAACGCCGGATCGGTATGCCGGCTGGCGCGTGCCAGCAGCGCGTTGCCCTCATGGCCGGAGGAGCCGATGGTGTAGAAAACCTTGTTCTGCACACGCAGCACGCGTGCCATCAGGTCCAGCTGGCGGCTGGCCAGCTGCGAGTCGAACAGGTCGGCAAAGGCCGCGGCGGTGAGCGTGCTGCCAGGCAGTATCGGTGCATCCGGTGCCGGCCGCTGGCGTGGGGTACCGCGCCAGCCACGTACCGCATCGAGGAAATTGGCGTCGCACACGTCGGCGCGGTTGAGCACGCGCATGCGCGCGGGAATCGGATCTGGAACCACAGCAAACATCGAACACCCTCCGTGTCGTTGTTGCGTTCCGCCGGGCGTGGCCCGGCGCTACCCTGTGGAACTCACGCGGCGTCGAAGCGTGCACGCACCTCGGCGGTCACCGCCGGCATCGGCAGGAAGCGCGGTTGCCCACGCACGCGCTGCAGCCAGGCGCGCACCTCGGGGAACGGCGCCAGGTCGATGCCGCCCTCGCCTGCCACGTCGGTGTAGGCGAACAGCGCGATGTCGGCGATGCCGTACTCGCTGCCGGTGAACCAGGGGGCCTGGCGCAGGTGCTGCTCCATCACCGCCAGTGCGGTGGCGGCACGCTCGTGCAGCCTCGGCAGTTCAGCGCGGCGTGGCGAATCGGGGGCCGTCCAGCCACGGATGAAGCGCGCCACCGCCACGCACGGCTCATGCGTGTACTGCTCGAAGAACATCCAGCTCAACGCCTGCGCGCGCTCCCAGCCGTCGCTGGGCAGGTACGGCGTGCCTTCGGCCAGCCAGAACAGGATCGCATTGGACTCGGTCAGCACGCGGCCGTCGTCACGGACGATCAGCGGCACCTTGGCATTCGGGTTCAGTGCAAGGAATTCAGCGGTGTGGGTCTGGCCATGGGCACTGTCCACTTCCACCCAGCGGTAGCGGCTGCCGAGCTGCTCCAGCAGCAGGCGTACCTTGTGGCAATTGCCCGAGACCGACATGCCATGCACCGTCAACGGGACGCGCTCTTCCACCATCGCCTGCTCCATCGGATCCGGCCGGCGGCCGGCTGCGTGCAGTCTGGCAAGCGCGCCGATGATTGCCAAGCGCGGGTGCAGCATGCCCACACGGTAGCGCCGGCCGCTGGCCGGCATCCTCGATGCAGCAGGATCCAAGCGATTGCCGGCCAGCGGCCGGCACTACCAGGCAACGCTCAGCGCGCGCGCTTCCTCCACTGCTCGCGTGACTGGCCCCAGATCTGCATCGGCTTGTCGTTGTACGGCGGCGGCAGCTCCCCCATGCGCAGCAGCGTGCTGCCGAGCTTGCGCGCGACCGCCCGCGAGTTGTCGTTGTTCTCGGCAATGGTGTGGATCACCTCGTCCCAGCCCAGCGTATCGAAGGCCCAGTCGATCGCCGCAACTGCCGCTTCCGGCGCATAGCCCCGGCCCCAGCTGGCATGACGGATGCCCCAGCCAACCTCGGTACCGGGCCAGTCCTGCGGTTGCCAGGGCCCCATCCGCCCGATCCATTCGCCGCTCGATTTCTCGATCACGCTGAACATCGAGAAGCCGAACAGCTGCCAGGCGCCGGCCAGGCTGCAGAAGCCGCGCCAGGCCACAGAAGGCGGCTGCACGCCGCCCAGGGTTCGCATCGTTTCCTCGTCGGCGCAGAACGCCAGGTAGGCTTCGTAATCCTCGCGCAGCAGGGGGCGCAGGACCAGCCGCTCGGTTTCCAGGCGCAGGTCGAAGATGCTCATGCCGACTCCATGTCGTGGGAAGGGGCGACCATGATGGTCGATCCCTGACCCGACGGGATGAATTCCGGCCCGAAAAACGAAACGGGCCGGCATGGCGCCGGCCCGTTGCCTACTGCATGTTGCGCCTGGGCTTACTGGCGCGTGGCTGCGGCAGTGGCACCCGCGGCTGCGGTCTGCGTGACCAGCTGGCCATCGACCACCGGCAGGCGATCGCTGGCCGGCTTGTTGTCCATGCGCACGGTCTTCTCGGCGCCGTCATAGCGATAGGTCACGTTGTAGCCCTTGACCACATCGGTGTTGCCCATGGCAATGCGGTTACCCGGCTTGCTGGCCATGCGCATGGTACCGGTGGTGCCGTCCTCGTTGCGGTAGGTCACGTTGTAACCGGTAACGCGGCTCGACTCGGAGGTGGCAGTCTCGGTGTGGCACTGGCGCTCGGTGCGGTTGACCACGCGGCCACCCACGTGGCGCTTGTCGATCTGGTTGCCGATGAAGCCACCGGCCACCGCGCCGGCCGCGGTTGCGGCCTTCTTGCCGTTGCCGCCGCCGACCTGGTTGCCGAGCAGGCCACCAACCACCGCGCCGACCACGGTACCGCCGACGTTGCCGTCACGCTCCGGCAGGCGCTCCTGCACGGTCACGTCCTGGCAGACTTCGTGCGGGGTCTGGGTGGTGGAGGTCTCGCGGACCGGATCGGTACCGATCACGGTGGCATAGGCCTTCTGCTTCTCGGTGATCGGGTCGACCTTCAGCACGTCGGCGTACTCCAGGCCGCGCGGCGCCGACGGGTCTAGCTTGTCACCACGCGCACCGTCGTCAATGGCATTGCCATCGGCCAGGCGCGATTCGGCATTGGGGGTTCCGGCGCTGATGGAATCGGGCGACGTGTCGCCACTCTTCATGAAGGCGGCGGTGGCGATGCCACCGACCAGCAGCGCGCCCGCTGCGACCAGGACAGTTGTAGTTGTGCTTTTCATGACCTGCTCCTTGCGGACCATCCGCAACGTTCTCGGGCCAGATTGCAGCATGGGCTGCCTGAACGGAATCTCCACATTTCCTGCTCATTGCTGTAACCCATTCAGCATCGGGAAATGCTGGGCCCGTGGTAGCGTTTGCATGTTACCCACGAGGATTCCCGCCATGGCCAACGCGATGCTGCTGCCGGTACTGCAATGGGCGCGCCGGCTGCGCTACCCCACCCTGTTCAAGCTCACGGCCGGCCTGTTCGTGCTGACCTTGTTCATTCCCGACCCGATCCCGTTCGTCGACGAGCTGGTACTGGGCTTCGGCACGCTGCTGCTGGCCAACTGGAAAAGCCGCAACGCCACCCCGCCGCCGCCGCTGGAACAGCGTTGAGTCTGCTGGTCGACAGCCACTGCCATCTGGACGCCAGCGCCTTCGACGATGACCGCGCTGCGGTGATCGATCGTGCGCAGGCCGCGGGCGTGCGCCAGCAGGTCGTGCCCGCGGTGACCGCCGCCAGCTGGCCAACGCTGCGCGAGGTCTGCCGGCAGGCGCCGGGGCTGTACCCGGCCTACGGCCTGCACCCGATGTTCCTGGCCGAGCACCAGCCCGGGCACCTGCCGCTGCTGCGCGAGTGGATCGAACGCGAACGCCCCTGCGCGATCGGCGAATGCGGCCTGGATTTCTTCGTTGAGGGGCTGGATGCCGAGGCGCAGCAGGCCTATTTCATTGGCCAGCTGGAGCTGGCCCGCGAGTTCGATCTTCCGGTGATCGTGCATGCGCGGCGCGCGGTGGACGCGGTGATTGCCGCGATCCGCCGCATCGGTGGCCTGCGCGGCGTGGTGCACAGCTTTTCCGGCAGCCCGGAACAGGCCGCGCAGCTGCACAGGCAGGGTTTCCTGCTGGGCCTGGGCGGCCCGCTGACCTACGATCGCGCGCAGCGCCTGCAGCGACTGGTCCGTCAGATGCCGCTGGAGCAGCTGCTGCTGGAGACCGATGCGCCGGACCAGCCTGATGCCGGCATCCGCGGCCAGCGCAACGAACCGGCACGGCTGGCCGTCATCGCCCGCCATGTGGCGGCGTTGCGTGGAATGGAACTGGATGCGGTGGCACAGGCCACCACCGGAAATGCGCAGCGGTTGTTCGCGCTGCCGGCGATTT from the Stenotrophomonas maltophilia genome contains:
- a CDS encoding replicative DNA helicase, encoding MSARSGFRSNRRERGDGFDRDRDESRIDQLRVPPHSVEAEQAVLGGLMLAPEAYDRVNDQLTEGDFYRRDHQMIYRAIRELSERERPFDAVTLGEWFESQGKLELVGDGAYLIELASTTPSAANIVAYAEIVRDKAVLRQLIQVGTDIVNDGFQPEGRDSSELLASAEKSVFAIAEQGARGRTDFVAMPGALKDAFEELRNRFENGGNITGLPTGYNDFDAMTAGLQPTDLIILAARPAMGKTTFALNIAEYAAIKSKKGVAVFSMEMSASQLAMRLISSNGRINAQRLRTGQLEDEDWSRVTSAIKMLKETKIFIDDTPGVSPEVLRSKCRRLKREHDLGLVVIDYLQLMSVPGNSENRATEISEISRSLKGLAKELHVPVIALSQLNRSLETRTDKRPVMADLRESGAIEQDADMIVFIYRDDYYNKENSPDKGLAEIIIGKHRGGPTGSCKLKFFGEYTRFDNLAHDSVGSFE
- a CDS encoding NADPH-dependent FMN reductase, which encodes MSIPTIAVFVGSLRKDSCNRKLAHALEKIAGQRARFQYVQIGDLPLYDQDFDGHYPPQGTRLKDQVRAADAVLFVTPEYNRSVPGVLKNAIDIGSRPYGDSAFAGKPAAVIGASIGQIGTAVAQQHLRNSLAFLDMHVLGQPEAFIHFKDGLIDADGTVHNEGTQKFLQGYVDRFLSLIAVHVKGD
- the asnB gene encoding asparagine synthase (glutamine-hydrolyzing), encoding MCGLAGMLLPAPVASAEVLQAQVLAMGEALHHRGPDDGGRWVDAGAGIALAHRRLSILDLSPLGHQPMASADGRYVMAYNGEVYNFAALRAELEPLGHAFRGHSDTEVLLAAILQWGFEDTLQRCNGMFAIALWDRQEQCLWLARDRVGKKPLYYGWAGDTLVFGSELKALWQHPAFDNDIDRDALTLLLRLDYIPAPHSIHQRCYKLMPGRLLRLDAATVAAGAAAHRPEQAQRPFWDARARMQAALAAPFQGRIEEAEEQLDGLLRDAVALRMVADVPVGVFLSGGTDSSLVAALMQAQSGQPVHSFSIGFTGSGHDEAPLARELATHLGCDHTELYVSGADALAVVPQLPTMFDEPFADASQVPTALVARLARQGVTVALSGDGGDELFFGYTRYVRALRNWQMLGRVPGPLRRWMGARSQQQGEASRTGGLAALLAESGARGIGDVYRNRISRWRDPAAAVPGAQAAGSFYDLADPLHGAGTPADAMMLADYVTYLPDDLLCKVDRTSMAVSLEARAPLLDWRVAEFAWSLPLGFKRSETTSKVLLKRVLGRYVPQSMVHRPKRGFGAPVSDWLKGDLRPWAEDLLQPARLEREGVLSAAAVQPLWQQFLGGQRKWHTHLWNVLMFQAWQAHWRQVRAGVTGR
- a CDS encoding transketolase C-terminal domain-containing protein, whose translation is MFAVVPDPIPARMRVLNRADVCDANFLDAVRGWRGTPRQRPAPDAPILPGSTLTAAAFADLFDSQLASRQLDLMARVLRVQNKVFYTIGSSGHEGNALLARASRHTDPAFLHYRSGAFMAERSRQVPGIDPLRDAALSFAASADDPASGGRHKVWGSKPLWVLPQTSTIASHLPKALGTALAIESGKRLGQPLPIPADSIVLCSFGDASANHATAQTAFNTAMWSAYQKLPAPVLFVCEDNGLGISVKTPDGWIAERFSRQPGLDYFFADGLDLAVGHAQVQAAVEHCRRTRRPTFLHLRTTRLMGHAGTDFEVEWRALPELCAAEAQDPLLRSAQIAMESGWMDAAAIEVAYETMRARCMAAAAEAEGRPKLQSLQDVMAPLAPYTPAAVLAEARREVADEAREALYGGAEALPERQAPRHLAIQINHGLQELLAKYPQSLLFGEDVAQKGGVYTVSKDLLRRFGPRRVFNTLLDETMILGMAQGLANMGMLPIPEIQYLAYLHNAIDQVRGEACSLQFFSNDQFRNPMLVRVAGLGYQKGFGGHFHNDNSITALRDIPGLVVGCPSRGDDAVMMLRTLAALARVDGRVAVFLEPIALYMSKDLHEAGDGQWLFDYPAQGQALVPGEGRVYAADAGDLVVFTYGNGVPMALRAARAIEQQLGWQVRVVDLRWLVPLDAAFIATQAASARRVLVLDEGRHSGGVGEGVVTALVEAGFGHLPLRRVCGADTYTPLAGAAMFGLPSDNAVIGAALELAQEP
- a CDS encoding glutathione S-transferase family protein, which gives rise to MVEERVPLTVHGMSVSGNCHKVRLLLEQLGSRYRWVEVDSAHGQTHTAEFLALNPNAKVPLIVRDDGRVLTESNAILFWLAEGTPYLPSDGWERAQALSWMFFEQYTHEPCVAVARFIRGWTAPDSPRRAELPRLHERAATALAVMEQHLRQAPWFTGSEYGIADIALFAYTDVAGEGGIDLAPFPEVRAWLQRVRGQPRFLPMPAVTAEVRARFDAA
- a CDS encoding GNAT family N-acetyltransferase, translated to MSIFDLRLETERLVLRPLLREDYEAYLAFCADEETMRTLGGVQPPSVAWRGFCSLAGAWQLFGFSMFSVIEKSSGEWIGRMGPWQPQDWPGTEVGWGIRHASWGRGYAPEAAVAAIDWAFDTLGWDEVIHTIAENNDNSRAVARKLGSTLLRMGELPPPYNDKPMQIWGQSREQWRKRAR
- a CDS encoding glycine zipper 2TM domain-containing protein; the encoded protein is MKSTTTTVLVAAGALLVGGIATAAFMKSGDTSPDSISAGTPNAESRLADGNAIDDGARGDKLDPSAPRGLEYADVLKVDPITEKQKAYATVIGTDPVRETSTTQTPHEVCQDVTVQERLPERDGNVGGTVVGAVVGGLLGNQVGGGNGKKAATAAGAVAGGFIGNQIDKRHVGGRVVNRTERQCHTETATSESSRVTGYNVTYRNEDGTTGTMRMASKPGNRIAMGNTDVVKGYNVTYRYDGAEKTVRMDNKPASDRLPVVDGQLVTQTAAAGATAAATRQ
- a CDS encoding DUF6116 family protein, which codes for MANAMLLPVLQWARRLRYPTLFKLTAGLFVLTLFIPDPIPFVDELVLGFGTLLLANWKSRNATPPPPLEQR
- a CDS encoding TatD family hydrolase; protein product: MSLLVDSHCHLDASAFDDDRAAVIDRAQAAGVRQQVVPAVTAASWPTLREVCRQAPGLYPAYGLHPMFLAEHQPGHLPLLREWIERERPCAIGECGLDFFVEGLDAEAQQAYFIGQLELAREFDLPVIVHARRAVDAVIAAIRRIGGLRGVVHSFSGSPEQAAQLHRQGFLLGLGGPLTYDRAQRLQRLVRQMPLEQLLLETDAPDQPDAGIRGQRNEPARLAVIARHVAALRGMELDAVAQATTGNAQRLFALPAI